Genomic window (Vigna unguiculata cultivar IT97K-499-35 chromosome 10, ASM411807v1, whole genome shotgun sequence):
tatatatgacaaataaactaaatttatgataatattgatgaagaatactTACATTTCGGTTTTGATGTTaatccaaaatatttatatttgtcttaGTACGGGAGAATACTCAAATTAACTAAATATGAAATAGATAACTTTTACATTGtatgactttttaaatatgtatatggGTGAGTAGATGAGTAcccaaatatttatttcattattaaaatattattaatttatttatactttattatgaaaaatagttttaacattaaatttttaatagtaccaaaaaaaatcatttaataaacATTTAAGTAACTAAATAAGCAGATATGAATATATGTCATACTCAATtccaataaaaatgtaaatgaagTACACATTTAATAAGgtacaaaagaaaataacatgtATAAGTTTTTAGAAAGATAGCTATTCTAATTATAATTtggataatgatactttaacctaatttttttatccatttttaaccTATTACTTCAATtaccattagatcatcacatcaaatcattaaaaaacaaaatcaaaatagatgatctaatggtgattgaaatagtgagttaaaaataggtaaaaaaatgtgggttaaaatatcattatccttataattttttagattttttaggAAGGAAAGAGGAACCATACATTCCCTTTGATCTTGATGAAGCAAGCATGACCAAATGAAGAGCATTGCCAGATTATACCATCAGATACACTCTGCACGTCTTTCCCCCAAACTAACAAATTAAGACTTATCAATAAAACTAACTAATTTATTGTTCACATGTTCCCTTTCTAACTAACCTCATTCAACTAGTCCAGCTACTCTTTAATCACTTCTATTCAATTTTCCACCAACAAAGGaaaaagttttagaaaaataatctctttcattacatattttttaatacaattttttttggacaaaattACAAATCCTCAGATAATACAATACAACAATTAGATTACCAAAATGGATGTGATCTCGTGATGGAGATAATACTTTGTATTTTAAGAAAGATGAGGAATGTGATGAAGGTATTGTCCTCATGTCCTTAGTAGTTGACCACAACatgtataaaatataactaCTTGTGAAAACCaaagatattaaaattgttaatatcAAAGGGAATCATTGATTCATGTGTAACTTCAgcatcttttctcttttttcatatGGTTCACAACTTCACATGCAACCTTATCAATATTGACCATAAATGATCAGAGCTGTTTCCGTGAACCATAAATTCTTGTTCAAAcatcatattattatatcaaaGAAAACCATCTTCTGGTAGATTTCATATATGACGAACAAAATCATCATCCTAAATATTTAGTAACATCATGTTATTTTACATCAAACGAGGTAAATATTGTCATCACAAAATTACTTGTGTGTTGGAGTAATTTATATGAATTTCGCATTATCTGTCATCGGTCAAAAGTTATATAGAAAATTACATTATTCGTATAGTTTATCATTTAAGTGTGTCAGTTTTGTACTCACAATCATGCATAGAGATAGTACAACACAACCACTCCAATCTAAAGACTTCAATTTTCTAACTCCTTTTTCTATCTATGACACACACACCTTGCATGTATAATTGTATTCTTCTCCAACCAACACCAAGTTTTAGCCATTTCTGCAACTGAGTTTTCATAACTCCCTTCTGCGATTTTCTGCAAAGAAAACTttgttctctttttctcttcctttctttgcattcttttcttcttctttggctGAATAGTCTTAAGAAGCTACAGGCATATGAACGCTAAGGAGGGAACTGTTTCAAATGATGTTAATTTAGCAAGCCACTGTTCAAATTCAAACCAAGCCATATTAAAAAGGTAACATAGAAAACAATGCTGGGACCGTTgctttttcgttttttttattttttttcacaaccgTTTGTTTTGGTGTTtgaaaacttcattttttttttcacaatgaGGATAAAGGGTGCTTTGTTAGCAACCCTTTTCAGTGAATTATTTCGGGTCTCCATAGCAGCAACACCCTTTGGAAGCTTTTGCTTTTTTGTTGAGGGAGGACAAGAACATTCAAGTTTTCAGCCTTTTTCTTTTGATCTGTCTTTGttgttttccttctttttccCGTTTCCCTAGTTTCAATTTCAGCAATGTAACAACATCCTAATTTGAAATCATTGTACGTGACAATGCTCAAAGGTGATCATGGAGTACTTGTGTACCACTAAGTACTCACATTTATAGCCCAAAAACCCAATTTGTGACTCAACTTCCATGATTATATGTGCAGGTTTTTAGGAGATTGACCGTTGGTTGTTAGTTCAGATGGACAATTCATCCAACTTTGATGAAAACTCTGATGTGGGGTACCAACCTTCACATTCTTCTGTGGACCAAAATGACCACTCAATCACTGAAACTGTTGGATACTCCACATTCAGTGGCGAATCCTTTGCGTATTGCAGGACTAACTCTGAGGTTTCTAACTTCTCTGAGCCTATTGATGACAATAGCTTTGCAAGTGAACACTCACCTTCTCTATGGACACCTGTGAAACATGGAGCAAGCCAAGCTGTTCTTTCAAGGTTAGGAATGAAGCAGCAGCACCGGCACTCAATGGATGATAAATCTGAGGACCTTGATCTCTTGGAGTCAGGTTGATTTGCACCCTCAGCTTCTGGGGTTTTCTGTGTTATCCCTCTGTTATGTCTTCAAATACATTGATGAATActgattttaatgtttttaaatattttaaaactattctTAAAATACCAACATAGTCTATCATGAAGCACAGTAGAAGACAGAAGATCTGGACTCtgagtttttcttgtttttcttctgTGACAATGTGGAATTATCTTGAAACTCACTCAATTTTTTGGGTGTTTATAGAGCTTGATATGATGAGGGAAAgattttcaaagcttctattggGGGAAGACATGTCTGGTGGTGGGAAAGGTGTTAGCACTGCAGTTACAATATCAAATTCAATCACCAACCTCTATGGTAATATCTTTTTCAATAGTATTTAGTCCAATGATGTCACTGTGGTGTAATTTACTTGAATTGGGAATTTGCAGCAACTGTTTTTGGGCAAAATTTAAAGTTGGAGCCTCTTAAGCCTGAGAAGAAGGCCATGTGGAAAAGAGAAATGAATTGTCTCTTATCTGTGTGTGATTACATAGTAGAATTTGCCCCAACTGCACAATATTTAGAAGATGGTACAATTGTGGAGGTGAACTATTGCGTAACTTAACCCCTTTTGATCTTCCTCTCATAATGTCTCATATGTTATCTGATGTTGTATTAATTGCATATCAGATGATGACAAGTAGACCAAGGTCAGATATTTATATCAACCTCCCAGCTCTTCAAAAGCTTGACACAATGCTTATAGTAAGGCAAACTTCAATTGCTTCTTGTTTGTGACAACTCTGTTTTCATCCAAAGATTTTGTGCCTTACATATgttgtttcatgtttttttttatcaggaaATATTGGACAGTTTCCATGATACTGAATTTTGGTATGCAGACCAAGGGAGCTTATCAGGTAACTCAACACGGTCACGTGCAGGCTCATTTCGAAGGATTGTTCAGAGAAAAGATGAGAAATGGTGGCTTCCAGTTCCTTGTGTTCACCCTGGAGGCCTCTCTGATAAGTCTACAAAACACTTGAACGAGAAAAGAGACTGTGCTAATCAGATTCATAAAGCAGCTATGGCCATAAATAGCAGTGTTCTTGCAGAGATGGACATCCCAGAAACATATATGGCAAATCTTCCCAAGGTAAGTCCTCATATCCAGTTATTGTTGCCAGAGATGTAATGTTGAAAGTGTTGGAGATCTCACACcgactaaagataagacaagtttatagtatataagtggatgcaaagctcatcttacaagccggttttatAAGgctgagttaggtttaaagttaATTTCTTAACCGAAAGAACCAATCTACCTGTCAAATtcaaaaagaattaagaaagaTAAGGAAGAGGAAAAGTGTTTGACATGAAAGTGAAACCAAGAGTGTTTtcagttttctaaaattttgtatattgttCCTTTGTCTAACATTAGAGTGGAAGAACAAGTCTGGGGGACACAATTTACCGCTATATGTATTCTGCAGACAAGTTCTCACCAGATTATCTTCTTGATTGTCTCAAAATAAGTTCTGAACATGAAGCACTTGAGCTGGCAGACAAGGTTGAGTCTTCAATGTTCACTTGGAGGAGAAAAGCTTGTCTGAGCCATTCAAAAACATCATGGAACAAAGTTAAGGATCTCATGGCTGACACTGACCGAAGTGACAAAAACTACACCTTAGCTGAGAGAGCTGAAACCTTGTTGTTCTGCTTGAAGCAAAGATATCCTGAGCTCTCTCAAACATCCTTGGACACATGCAAGATTCAATATAACAGGGTAAGCTTAGCATTGTGCAGATTCATATCTCATGCAACAATAATGTTGAAAGTTATCAGAAAGTGTTGAAAACTCCACATTGACATAATTGGGTGTAAATCTCATCTTATAAATCGATTTTGTAGGGTTTTAGATTGTGAACTCATGCACTGAGAATGAATATTATCTTTTGCAGGATGTAGGAAAAGCAATATTAGAGAGCTACTCAAGAGTGTTAGAAGGATTAGCATTCAACATTGTAGCATGGATTGAAGATGTTCTTCATGCAGATAAATCAACGAGGAACCAAAATGTATAGAAACCATAACTGGGTTGCACACTGAAGCCCCTTAACAATGGTGTTCTTTCCATTCAGCAATTTTTTGTATGCTATATGGCCTTAGGAGAAGTGATGATAGAAGTTAGTTGTTACTAGTTAACTGTGCTGCAGCAAGAGTTTTCACATTCAGCTGAAGGATCAAGCATGATTTATATAATCTTCTGTtccataaataaaagaaaaacattttcatATCAGTGTAATTGCCTGGTTTTAAATCTGGCAAATGCTTTGTCAGAAGTGTGGAGAAACTAAAGGCATGTTGTAcgcaataatattaaataattgtgtTTTAGATAGaagtgaaaattaaattatgtcaATAATCTATTGTATGTAGTGTTGAATGGATGTGATTGAAAGTAAGTTTTTgtttaagataaataattataacttgtCAATTTTCAGATTCATAAAATCAGCAGAAATTTTTGAAACTAGTCTTCTCCAAACACCTCACTGTATAACACTAAATAACATGGCCAAATTTATGAGCTTCCACTACTTCCATGGAAGTGCTCCTCCACTATTAAAGAAAGTCAACATTCTTGTTACAGTTGTGTTTGAGAACATTCGTTTTGGCCTGCATGAAAATAAAAGGTGAAGACAGAAATCATAGGacaataaattattcaaaagaacatgttatgtattttataaaccTTATACTCTTCTCTCTGCTTTACCAATGAACTGTCTTTCCTGCACTATGATGAGTTGACACTTATTTATACATAGAGAGATAGATAATAactattttcttatataaaatcaAGACATCATAATATCTTAACTTACCatctatttatattataaacttCACCCAGACATTTGTTTCGCTCAAacttttttgcatttttttaaaatatgaaagtgatagtttttctttttatatttattagaagATTGTAAGGAGGCATTTATGTTTCATTATGACGAAtcactaaattggtataaagtttcaaagagggactaatttcaaaatttactgaaactgtagcgaccaaaaacatatttaatccaaatgaatttaagtataatttgttttcataaaaattatttgtaagataAAAATTTCCCCTCACTCTTATAATGTAAACTGACCTTATTTTTCGTCGATGTAAGATCTCTAACAGATAAGACATAAGATGGTgagaaagtaaagaaaattcTTATATCAACACTTATTATAATAGATGCAAGCAATCACCTTAACATGAGATTTTGTGGTTGATTTTCATCGATAGTAATTCTAATGGATCAAATTAACTCTTTAGTGTATTATACTTAATATGAGTCTTTTTGAAAGATGTTAAATGTGACAAATTGTTTTGAATCATTGATGTGTAGTTAAATATTCATGTATATTGAATAAAAGTggttcaaaatatattttctcatatttgttttttaaatgagAATGCATATGACGTATGTTGagatgtatatttattaaatttaacttcaaaTATGTATGTGTGTGGTTAAGTGATTTCATATTAtggaaaatatgaaataaaaataaatgtattaaaatttatatttattatattatctcaCGGTCTAGAATAAAATGTAGTTCGACAAATGATAacagaaaaataagataaattaggAGAAAATGTAATTCGACAAATgtagtgttatatatatatatatatatatatatatatatatatatatatatatatatatatatatatatatatattattcatcaaTTCActtataaagttaaaaatatctaaacaaggaaataaattgataaaatatatttaatgtccTTCAATATATATCGGTAACATTTTATATCCTCATCGAGAAGTAGATGATACTCTATCATAACATCTTGTAACAATTGTTTTTTTgaagataattatatataaacactTATCATTATGAAACACATATAATAGAAATTACCTATCTATATCATTGTTCAATATTTAAGCTTTGAAAAATTGTCTTTTGTAGTGTTTTGACTTTGAGACCTAAACTCATATTTTatacttgtttattttaaatattttggattatagagtttttttattatttgttaaaagtttataaagtttaaaaaatactatTGTCATAAGAATAGTTAAAGTAATTGCTTGGAtaaggaaaataatatttagagtttttggaaaaaataaatataataaatatttgttgtaAAAGTAGTTAGCACCAAAACATCAAAGTTTTAGAGAACTCAATGATTAAGATGAAGTAGAACAAAAACATGTAATCTTTTTCttggaaaaaaatgtttttttatcttttcaaatattttcaagaaaagtaaaaaggtttaagtgtgagtttttttttttgaaaaaaatcatttgtTTGGTAGCACTTTGTCTGCTGATACTTTTACaagtttgaagaaaaaaaattattaaaaaaaattatatctatttttttttttaaagttaggatcaaaataatgaaaattttacataaaaatagattttaatttcacgttcaaacttaatttaaaaatatatttaatcctaaaatttaTAATAGCAAAATCATGTAGTTCCaccttaaaattttaacttgttTTGAAACCGATTCTACTCCTCGATGCAATGGTTAACGGGAGCCATTTTAaaccatattattattttatgaaactaaattactattttatgaAACTAAATAAGAATTACATAAAGGAAAAAGTAGTTGATTTAACTCCAAGCTGTACCTAAATAAAATAATCCATTCTTCTTCGATTTAGTTGTGAGATAGTTACTTATAAAAACATTCGAATGTTTAAGTAAATAgttttctaaatataataaataaaaataataataaatgactGAATAATTTAATCTCGTAAATAATGTACTCTTTTATacatgttttatgatttttacttaaatagacatttgtcaaataaaataaattaaattaattctaaaactATTTTGGTTGTCTTAACCTAAATATTAACCATAATTATCTTAATCACGCTCTTACATAAGTCtgaaatgatatttattatctaaatggttaaatatgtttttgtccctcaagttttaatgaattttggaattagtctatctttgaaactttatatcaatttagtcattcatttttagaaatacgtgaatttagttattcttaccaatttttgttaagtttatttgacattttaaatgtattttaggataatatttgaattaatattgaagcaaaaatatgtacggtgtaaataattcaaatattatcatgaaatgcgcttgaaacgtcaaataaacttaaccaaaatttgttaaaaggattaaattcacgcattttaaaagatgaaaaactaaattggtcaaaaattttgaagaatgactaattccaaatttcactaaaacttaagggaccaaaaacaaaCCCTTATCTAAAATAACATGTACCCATCCTATTATGTAAAGAAGTACACACTATTACATTTTAAATGATGGttaatatagataaataaagggttaaatatgtttttggtccctcaagttttagctaaatttggaattagtccctcatcaaaacttttgaccaatttagtccttcatctttcaaaatgcatgaatttaatccttttaaccaaattttgttgacgtttcaagcgcatttcatgataatatttaaattatttacactgtttgacacatttttgcttcaatgttaacttaaatacaatcatgaaatgtgcttgaaacgacaaataaatttaacaaaatttggttcaaagaactaaattcacgtattttgataaatgaatgactaaattggtataaaattttaataaaggactaatttcaaaatttactgaaacttgaggtaccaaaaacatatttaatccataaATAAACAACAGATCTCATTATATTATGAAACAACGATAAATactaagtttaatattttatgtcaaCTACAATTTGATTGaccacattttataatttatttataattttactttcttAGAAATTACCTCATTAAATTTTCCAAACGTACTACCACTTTAGAATTTAAAGAGTAAATAAGTagattattagtttttaaacttaaatcCAAAGAAAGCAGCAAAAGGGTTGTGTTGTAGTTTTGAGAAAAAGCAAGGGCCAATCTGAAGGGATACCTTCCGTAAAAGAGTCACCGCAGGGAACACGACCCTACAAACCTTGTTTTTGGCGCACACTCGACACACCCTTCTCTCACTCTGTAAACTACAAAACCtaacccaaaaagaaaaaaaaacacacacacccACGTCGCTGGCCAAGAAACACGAAGGCAGAGTGCAGGCCATTCACGGCGTCTCCTTTCTCCTCCACCGTGACATCCACCACGTCGCTGGCAGGGGCAGCAACGAGAGAACGCAGCACCACCATCGGACTGCGATTGACGGGCGATTCCGACCGCCACGACCACCACGAACACAAGTTTGTTTGTAATTTGCATTCTGGTTccattttctttcaatttgtaacctaaatttatgattttcgtAACCCTAAAATTGGTTTCCTGTAATTGGAGGTTATGGTGTATGTGTGGTTGTTGTTGCTGCGATTTGCCCTTGTTTGGATTGGACCCATTCTGTGAATCATAATTGTTGTGCTGTTGTTGGTTAAATTTTcccccaatttcaattttgaagTTGCTGCCGGTTTGGTGTGGTGGTGATGTTCAATATATGATTTCAATTTCCCAATTTCTTTATTAATGATTGAATTATATGATAGAAAGTACCAAGTTGCAAAGTTGTATGTGTCGTGTTTGCAAAGTTGGGATTGAGTTGTTTGGCATTAACTTAAACTGAAATTTGCTTATACACTGCAGTATATTTGATGTAGACACTGCAGTATATTTGATGTTTGGCATTAACTTAAGCTGGGATTAAtgcttctgtttttttttatgtacttGCTTGCACTTTGGTTATGCTCCATGTCTAAAGTACTCTAATTCAGACTTGTTATTGATGCTGCAGCAGTGCCTTGATGACTTGCAGAGAGCAAAATGtcatttatatgtgtttttaatcttttcaattTGTTTGAACTTTGATGGACTATTGTATTAATGTAGACCAAGACTATTATAGTCACTAATggtacatttatatatattgtagggttgtttgttttgtgatcagttatattatatattgcaGGGTTGTTTTTGTTGTGATAATTTTGTTGAAATCTGATTTTGGACTAAAAAAGTAACATATGGAAAAAGCCCGCAGGCCAGCCCGCCAGCCCGCCAGTCTTCGGGCCGGATTCAAAAGTGTAGCCCGTTTCACCATTGCGGGCCAGCCCAGCCCGGCCCGTATAAATCAGGCCAAAATCGGGCCGGGTCAAtacgggccgggctggcccgttttgacatccctacacccaacacacttttttttataaaaaaaataaaaaattgttagggTTTGACCCGAAATCGCACAATCGCGTGCGACCCACACACCGATTCGGACAACAAGAACAGCAACagtatcatcatcatcatcttaaaTCATCATCGACTTCTTCGTTTCACTCCTATTTCTCTCCCCGGTCCACGTTCGcgattatatatatagagagagagaaaatcgACGCCACTTAGAGAGAGAAAGCAATGGTGGATGCACGCTGAGGCGTTTTTACGCGGAGGGAAAACCGAAAGATTCTCTTATTATCTGTGTTGCTTGAATTTTGGAGGGCTTTGGGGGTTTCTTTTTAGACTACAAAACAGAGAGCGGGAAGGTGGGATTTCGTAAGAAGTTATTCCAAAGAGTAGTGTTGGGGAGAAGGGGAATTCATTTTCTCCAAAGGAATTGGATTTAGGGTTTGTGCACTGGATTTGCGATTTGGCTCGTGCATTGGCTAGGGTTTTGTTCGTGCACCGGGAAGAAGGGTAACTGCATTTGCGATTTGGGTCGTGGACTGGCGAGGGTGTGGTTGCTGCACTGGGAAGAAGGGGAACTGCAATTTCGAGTAAGGAATTAGGTTTGTTGCACAAAGTTTGGTTCCTCTGCACTGTATTCcaacaatatgattatttagGTAGCCAAGTTGCAGGATTGAACCATGATTCATAAGATTCTAATAAATATTCTCTATTTCTCATTCATGCCTTTAATTCACCAACTTCTGCATTTCACTGACCAACTAGACTCTTTAGCTTAGCCTATTGAATCCTAGCTCTTATTCAGTCCTGCATCGTATTTTCAAATAACCAGACCTTCAGTTTTGTCTTGATGTTATCTTTATTAGCTTTAAGTGGATATCTCACACCTTGCTTTGTTGTGACAATGTGATGTTTATACTCTTCCGATTGTAGAAAGTGGTTTTTAAATCTTAGCTTGAAGTCATTCATGAGTTGATtggatgttatatatatatatatatatatatatatatatatatatatatatatatatatatatattagagttTGAGTTTTGCTATTTCATACTGAAAGTATTTGAAGCATCATCTAATAGAACATTACATTATGGTAGGTAACTATAGAGGCTGAACTGTGGACATTGTTGTCTTAAAAATGGGGTCCAATTCATTGAAGGATTATTTGAAAAGGTATGAAAGTAACACAGAagtagagaagaagaaaaagaagaagcagaAGAAGAGAAGTCAACCACAAACCACTGGCTTATTAGTCGTGGATGAAGATCCCATGTGGCAGAAACCCGTTGAACTTGCAGAAGAAAACAATGATAACTCATCTGGTGTGTAATACAAACATAACTGTTCACTCATATAAGAGAATTTACCATGAATTTACCATTAGTAATTTTTGTGTATACTATTATCTCATATAGCCATATTTTATTGGTTTATGTAGACGAAGAGAAACCACTAGTTGATGAAGACATTGATGTGAAGCGTATGAAGAGGCTTGAGCAGCTGAGGGCCAGACGTCCATATAATGCTATATCTGAAGATGGAAGTGGTTGGGTTTCGCTTTCCTCTAAACCTGAAAATTCACTTGACTCAAACAATGACATGTCTCCTCCCCGTAAAAGAAAAGGTGTTGATTTATCACCTGGTCAATGGTCAAAACGCAATGACACCCCATCACCTGATTATAGGACTTCTAGTTTGCAAGACATCTCTCCCCCTCGACGAGGTCATGATTCTCCCCCTCAAGATGCTTTGCATGGATCTGTGGCATCGGACCTTTCGCCTCCGAGGAAAATTCTGAAGAATGCTGCAAGAACTAGTCTGCCTGATATTTCTCGTGGACGTTCAACTGAAGATTTCTCTCCACCTCGACGAGGCCATCGTGGTTTTGAGAGTTATGATTTGCAAGATATCTCTCCACCTAGACGAAGTCGTCATGATTCTCCCTCTCAAGATGTTTTGCGTGGATCTGTGGCACTCGACCTTTCACCTCCAAGGAAAATCAAGAAGAATGTTGCAAGACCTGGTTTTTCTGATTCTCAGCGCCATTCACCTCAAGATCTATCTCCTCCTCGACGCAGTCGTCATGATTCTCCTTCTCAAGATGCTTTACATGGATCTGAAGTGTCAGACCTTTCACCCCCAAGGAAAATTCAGAAGAATGTTGGAAGACAGGGTTCATCTAGTATTTCAGTTAAAGTTGGTTCACATCCATCTTTGGATCTTGAACTAGCTCCACCAAGGAGAAATACTCAGGAATCATCAAATCCAGCTAGTAAAACAGGTCTAATTTCTGGTAAGGATATCAGTGACGAGATCGAGAAAAAGAAGAGGGATGATATGTTGAGGTAATTGTTCAGTTGTTTTATAATGTTTTCCAATCACATGTTAATGTTTACTTGATAGATATTTGTTATTATCCTTGCTTAATGCCATGGTGTTGTAGTACTAAGCTTGTTTTTTGTGTGGTTATGGAAGTATGGAATACTGAGATAGTTCTACTTGGCTTTCGCAAAAGTGTTACCACCATGATCAGAAACACGGGCTGTTTATTTCTTATTGACTATAGCTACACTTGAATAGGAGTTTTTCTGATGTGACTTGGGAGAAGTTATCAGTCTCATGAAACAGCATACACAATCAATTTTTTCTAGTCTGTTAGTTTTAGGGTTTAGTTAAACACTTAAAACTAAATGCAGCAAGCATGTGATCTTTTTGTTATcctatttatttacaaaatttaagtGAAATGCTCGTTTCCTTTTTCTGTTAGCTGTTTGTTACTATTAATTTTAGTATGTGTTAATGTATTTTTTGCCTTTTTaacaatcaatattaaaattcagTTATCAAGATATAGgtcactaataaaatatttcatttctaAGACCAATTCTTCCAAAATCTTAAGCTATATTACAAAGAAGCCCAGGACTATTATTATGTCACTAACATGCCTGGTAAACCTTATTCTGACTAAAAATGCTTTCTGTTATGCTATAGTTATTATCTATTGTGGCTGAGTGGCATTTCTGGGCCATAATTTTTTCCTGATTATGTCATGTTTCCTCATACCAAAAAACATTTAAACTCACAAAAGTTGCAGATGTCATTCATAAAAGCAGTAAAAAAAAATCCCATTtgtcacctttttttttcattgtataaGGTTTGTTTTGGAGAGGAGGGACGGGGTTAATCTTGCAATTCCCCTTTCTTGAAATTGAAACCCTTCTTTCATTTATACAAGTATAAATGCTCGTCATTCCCTGTCTTTCTATGCAAGTTTTGGTGTCAGTTGCTTCACATTGCTTCATGGCATTGATAACTATGTTTTGCGCAGATTTAACCAGATGGACCCTTCCATAAGTGGACGGGGTGCTGAACCTGTATATCGTGATAAAATAAGAGGTCAGAATTTTAGTCAGTTGTTTGTTGATGTTTCTGTTCAATGTATTTGATTTGTTGTCTTTGTGTGCAAAGAAATTTTGAATCATGCTGAATTTTGCAGGAGTACGCAT
Coding sequences:
- the LOC114166245 gene encoding rop guanine nucleotide exchange factor 3-like; the encoded protein is MDNSSNFDENSDVGYQPSHSSVDQNDHSITETVGYSTFSGESFAYCRTNSEVSNFSEPIDDNSFASEHSPSLWTPVKHGASQAVLSRLGMKQQHRHSMDDKSEDLDLLESELDMMRERFSKLLLGEDMSGGGKGVSTAVTISNSITNLYATVFGQNLKLEPLKPEKKAMWKREMNCLLSVCDYIVEFAPTAQYLEDGTIVEMMTSRPRSDIYINLPALQKLDTMLIEILDSFHDTEFWYADQGSLSGNSTRSRAGSFRRIVQRKDEKWWLPVPCVHPGGLSDKSTKHLNEKRDCANQIHKAAMAINSSVLAEMDIPETYMANLPKSGRTSLGDTIYRYMYSADKFSPDYLLDCLKISSEHEALELADKVESSMFTWRRKACLSHSKTSWNKVKDLMADTDRSDKNYTLAERAETLLFCLKQRYPELSQTSLDTCKIQYNRDVGKAILESYSRVLEGLAFNIVAWIEDVLHADKSTRNQNV
- the LOC114166796 gene encoding BUD13 homolog produces the protein MGSNSLKDYLKRYESNTEVEKKKKKKQKKRSQPQTTGLLVVDEDPMWQKPVELAEENNDNSSDEEKPLVDEDIDVKRMKRLEQLRARRPYNAISEDGSGWVSLSSKPENSLDSNNDMSPPRKRKGVDLSPGQWSKRNDTPSPDYRTSSLQDISPPRRGHDSPPQDALHGSVASDLSPPRKILKNAARTSLPDISRGRSTEDFSPPRRGHRGFESYDLQDISPPRRSRHDSPSQDVLRGSVALDLSPPRKIKKNVARPGFSDSQRHSPQDLSPPRRSRHDSPSQDALHGSEVSDLSPPRKIQKNVGRQGSSSISVKVGSHPSLDLELAPPRRNTQESSNPASKTGLISGKDISDEIEKKKRDDMLRFNQMDPSISGRGAEPVYRDKIRGVRISKEEYLKSKQKVEEKPKEIEIEWGKGLAQKREAEARLKELELEKEKPFARTRDDPELDKMFKERLRWGDPMAHLVKKKYPEPVLPNLGENEKMKELGFVVPQDIPNHSWLKRGLDAAPNRYGIRPGRHWDGVDRSNGFEKDMFKRTNERQARDREAYLWSVSDM